One window of Cetobacterium sp. 8H genomic DNA carries:
- the nikB gene encoding nickel ABC transporter permease, with product MLELNFKRFYKRGLQIGVVLFGISFLTFLLIYLSPGDPAEIMLTACGNIPTPELLAQTRADLGVDQPFMIQYRRWIVGICSGNMGNSYSLKVPVFEKLISSFLITLKLAISSLFLMIFISIPLGILAAVNQNKIIDYIVRGFSFIGISVPSFWIGLIFLRFFGVQLKLIPISGGTSDIKALILPALTLALAMSAKYTRQVRTIVLEELQQEYVIGAKIRGIKKNIILLKHILPNAMLPLITLLGLSLGSLLSGTAVVEIVYNWPGMGSMAVKAISTHDYPLIQGYVLLVALFYMLINLLVDLSYKYLDPRVKVSYK from the coding sequence TTGTTAGAATTAAATTTTAAAAGATTTTATAAGAGAGGATTACAGATAGGAGTTGTATTATTTGGAATAAGTTTTTTAACATTTCTATTAATATATTTATCTCCAGGAGATCCAGCAGAAATTATGTTAACAGCATGTGGAAATATTCCAACACCAGAGCTATTAGCTCAAACTAGAGCGGATTTAGGTGTAGATCAACCTTTTATGATTCAATATCGAAGATGGATAGTTGGGATATGTAGTGGCAATATGGGTAATTCATATTCTTTAAAGGTACCTGTTTTTGAAAAGTTAATATCAAGTTTTCTAATTACTTTAAAATTAGCAATTTCATCATTGTTTTTAATGATTTTTATTTCAATACCATTGGGAATTTTGGCAGCTGTAAATCAAAACAAAATTATTGATTATATAGTTAGAGGATTTTCATTTATAGGAATATCTGTTCCTAGTTTTTGGATAGGATTAATTTTTTTAAGATTTTTTGGTGTGCAACTCAAATTGATTCCAATATCAGGTGGAACATCAGATATCAAAGCATTAATTCTTCCAGCATTAACTTTAGCTTTGGCTATGTCTGCTAAATATACTAGACAGGTAAGAACAATAGTTCTTGAAGAACTACAGCAAGAATATGTGATAGGAGCAAAGATAAGAGGGATAAAGAAAAATATAATTCTATTAAAACATATTTTACCAAATGCAATGCTTCCATTAATAACATTGTTAGGTCTTTCTTTGGGAAGTCTTTTAAGTGGGACTGCAGTAGTAGAAATTGTTTATAATTGGCCAGGAATGGGGAGTATGGCTGTTAAGGCTATTTCAACACACGATTACCCATTAATCCAAGGTTATGTTTTATTGGTTGCATTATTTTATATGTTAATTAATTTGTTAGTTGACTTATCATATAAATATTTAGATCCAAGAGTAAAGGTGAG